From Nicotiana tabacum cultivar K326 chromosome 22, ASM71507v2, whole genome shotgun sequence, one genomic window encodes:
- the LOC107783814 gene encoding putative axial regulator YABBY 2 isoform X2, whose protein sequence is MSLDITYSPSSERVCYVHCNFCNTMLAVSVPCNSMMTIVTVRCGHCANLLSVNIGSLLQSLPLQDLQQQRQQSSIIEDASKACGSSSSTNYHRFSAIATTPEDDQPRTMPIRPPEKRQRVPSAYNRFIKEEIQRIKASNPDISHREAFSTAAKNWAHFPHIHFGLKLEGNKQAKLDHAVAGEGPQKSIGLY, encoded by the exons ATGTCTCTAGACATAACATATTCGCCTTCCTCGGAACGTGTTTGCTATGTCCACTGCAACTTCTGCAACACCATGCTCGCG GTTAGCGTTCCATGCAACAGCATGATGACAATAGTAACAGTAAGGTGTGGACACTGTGCAAATTTGCTTTCTGTTAATATTGGATCTTTGCTTCAGTCTCTCCCCCTTCAAGATCTACag CAGCAGAGACAACAGTCGTCAATTATTGAAGATGCTAGTAAAGCTTGTGGGTCATCCTCTTCTACCAATTATCACAGATTTTCTGCCATTGCTACTACTCCTGAAGATGATCAACCTAGAACCATGCCTATACGCC CACCAGAGAAAAGACAACGTGTTCCTTCCGCCTACAACAGATTTATCAA AGAGGAGATCCAAAGGATAAAGGCCAGCAATCCTGATATTAGTCACCGTGAAGCTTTTAGCACTGCTGCCAAAAAT TGGGCACATTTCCCTCACATCCACTTTGGACTAAAGCTGGAGGGCAACAAACAAGCCAAATTGGATCATGCAGTTGCAGGAGAGGGTCCTCAGAAATCTATTGGTCTCTATTAA
- the LOC107783814 gene encoding putative axial regulator YABBY 2 isoform X1, whose product MSLDITYSPSSERVCYVHCNFCNTMLAVSVPCNSMMTIVTVRCGHCANLLSVNIGSLLQSLPLQDLQKQQRQQSSIIEDASKACGSSSSTNYHRFSAIATTPEDDQPRTMPIRPPEKRQRVPSAYNRFIKEEIQRIKASNPDISHREAFSTAAKNWAHFPHIHFGLKLEGNKQAKLDHAVAGEGPQKSIGLY is encoded by the exons ATGTCTCTAGACATAACATATTCGCCTTCCTCGGAACGTGTTTGCTATGTCCACTGCAACTTCTGCAACACCATGCTCGCG GTTAGCGTTCCATGCAACAGCATGATGACAATAGTAACAGTAAGGTGTGGACACTGTGCAAATTTGCTTTCTGTTAATATTGGATCTTTGCTTCAGTCTCTCCCCCTTCAAGATCTACag AAGCAGCAGAGACAACAGTCGTCAATTATTGAAGATGCTAGTAAAGCTTGTGGGTCATCCTCTTCTACCAATTATCACAGATTTTCTGCCATTGCTACTACTCCTGAAGATGATCAACCTAGAACCATGCCTATACGCC CACCAGAGAAAAGACAACGTGTTCCTTCCGCCTACAACAGATTTATCAA AGAGGAGATCCAAAGGATAAAGGCCAGCAATCCTGATATTAGTCACCGTGAAGCTTTTAGCACTGCTGCCAAAAAT TGGGCACATTTCCCTCACATCCACTTTGGACTAAAGCTGGAGGGCAACAAACAAGCCAAATTGGATCATGCAGTTGCAGGAGAGGGTCCTCAGAAATCTATTGGTCTCTATTAA
- the LOC107783814 gene encoding axial regulator YABBY 5 isoform X4 has protein sequence MSLDITYSPSSERVCYVHCNFCNTMLAVSVPCNSMMTIVTVRCGHCANLLSVNIGSLLQSLPLQDLQRQQSSIIEDASKACGSSSSTNYHRFSAIATTPEDDQPRTMPIRPPEKRQRVPSAYNRFIKEEIQRIKASNPDISHREAFSTAAKNWAHFPHIHFGLKLEGNKQAKLDHAVAGEGPQKSIGLY, from the exons ATGTCTCTAGACATAACATATTCGCCTTCCTCGGAACGTGTTTGCTATGTCCACTGCAACTTCTGCAACACCATGCTCGCG GTTAGCGTTCCATGCAACAGCATGATGACAATAGTAACAGTAAGGTGTGGACACTGTGCAAATTTGCTTTCTGTTAATATTGGATCTTTGCTTCAGTCTCTCCCCCTTCAAGATCTACag AGACAACAGTCGTCAATTATTGAAGATGCTAGTAAAGCTTGTGGGTCATCCTCTTCTACCAATTATCACAGATTTTCTGCCATTGCTACTACTCCTGAAGATGATCAACCTAGAACCATGCCTATACGCC CACCAGAGAAAAGACAACGTGTTCCTTCCGCCTACAACAGATTTATCAA AGAGGAGATCCAAAGGATAAAGGCCAGCAATCCTGATATTAGTCACCGTGAAGCTTTTAGCACTGCTGCCAAAAAT TGGGCACATTTCCCTCACATCCACTTTGGACTAAAGCTGGAGGGCAACAAACAAGCCAAATTGGATCATGCAGTTGCAGGAGAGGGTCCTCAGAAATCTATTGGTCTCTATTAA
- the LOC107783814 gene encoding putative axial regulator YABBY 2 isoform X3, with translation MSLDITYSPSSERVCYVHCNFCNTMLAVSVPCNSMMTIVTVRCGHCANLLSVNIGSLLQSLPLQDLQQRQQSSIIEDASKACGSSSSTNYHRFSAIATTPEDDQPRTMPIRPPEKRQRVPSAYNRFIKEEIQRIKASNPDISHREAFSTAAKNWAHFPHIHFGLKLEGNKQAKLDHAVAGEGPQKSIGLY, from the exons ATGTCTCTAGACATAACATATTCGCCTTCCTCGGAACGTGTTTGCTATGTCCACTGCAACTTCTGCAACACCATGCTCGCG GTTAGCGTTCCATGCAACAGCATGATGACAATAGTAACAGTAAGGTGTGGACACTGTGCAAATTTGCTTTCTGTTAATATTGGATCTTTGCTTCAGTCTCTCCCCCTTCAAGATCTACag CAGAGACAACAGTCGTCAATTATTGAAGATGCTAGTAAAGCTTGTGGGTCATCCTCTTCTACCAATTATCACAGATTTTCTGCCATTGCTACTACTCCTGAAGATGATCAACCTAGAACCATGCCTATACGCC CACCAGAGAAAAGACAACGTGTTCCTTCCGCCTACAACAGATTTATCAA AGAGGAGATCCAAAGGATAAAGGCCAGCAATCCTGATATTAGTCACCGTGAAGCTTTTAGCACTGCTGCCAAAAAT TGGGCACATTTCCCTCACATCCACTTTGGACTAAAGCTGGAGGGCAACAAACAAGCCAAATTGGATCATGCAGTTGCAGGAGAGGGTCCTCAGAAATCTATTGGTCTCTATTAA